A genome region from bacterium includes the following:
- a CDS encoding phage tail protein has protein sequence MIFQNILTIIGQQKKALAEAGVTPLNISHFKVGDSNGQYYTPLETQTNLVNSRYTGYFTEGSLSQILVNPAAQNEVLYKCCIPVDVGGFTVRELGLFDNNNNLILICKLPAQDKFALESGLYQPLTFTPKIIYTNPLTQAVLTASSQIIATQVFVTEQITQTSEQINGDLSDHITDPNAHASIFAQKSDISHLHDDRYYTETEIDAKFSAIRPDLYVPYSVNSGNRDAFGKGNIIKKVDESSVSFAVGTTEYYSDYFYGYVQRYGTPTYLSNIYTLNGTNQYLYFPKVNTLGTGSWSIIKKVKWNTITALYTLICGGGNFTIKLDRTAANKLALYLSSNLTAFDIVNGATNGVGIGVKADWNTTGYYYIKLYFTGTAHKVDWSTDGISWTNELTVTTNTVVTANITQLILGASNASANYLAGNIDMSGTKFVIGNNTVFDGSLTYVAPNLVATFPNGKIYEISQIGNVTGLTNDGPYTFIIEENNLTKLSNGTYSAIATGVKTAYSSNEASPTMTSNSGQGFDCWVCNFNSGTPYADIGVTTAYYLMDRNAGTSVTFPEGTNPTYGFVVKSNIGAIAINKVQVEGPGNFGLGGNSIVSIFGSNNGTSWTSLGSVPSNGITEIINTTNFLYYYFQPNINLVGGYSQYNTWLNNINFWYPVSYSGGNITQDYTIPLGNDGDYGLDISVIPYKALKQISGLLTDKQFLKAAAAIKTTGVLGTPITQAFNRRFYTKIPCPQCNTTTAINHNLGTDNIRISLKLVCKIAESIFIVGQKVIPLARTVSASEEFPCIITGKNSFDFVTGNTGSSGLIVISPGRDNMQPTYTNWDLEIIVEAHF, from the coding sequence ATGATTTTTCAAAATATTTTAACAATAATCGGACAGCAAAAAAAAGCACTCGCTGAAGCAGGAGTAACTCCGCTTAATATTTCCCACTTTAAAGTGGGAGATTCAAACGGGCAATATTATACACCTCTTGAAACACAAACAAACCTTGTGAATTCAAGATACACAGGATATTTTACAGAAGGTTCGCTAAGTCAAATATTAGTTAATCCTGCTGCACAAAATGAAGTCTTGTATAAATGCTGCATCCCTGTTGATGTAGGTGGTTTTACAGTAAGAGAACTCGGACTTTTTGACAACAATAATAATTTAATTCTGATTTGTAAACTTCCTGCACAAGACAAATTCGCTCTTGAATCAGGACTTTATCAGCCCCTGACTTTTACTCCAAAAATTATTTATACAAATCCTTTAACTCAAGCGGTTTTAACAGCTTCAAGTCAGATTATTGCAACTCAGGTTTTTGTAACAGAGCAGATTACTCAAACTTCTGAGCAAATAAACGGAGATTTATCAGACCATATTACTGACCCGAATGCTCATGCGAGTATATTTGCTCAAAAATCCGATATTTCACACTTGCATGATGACAGATATTATACAGAAACCGAAATTGATGCAAAATTCTCCGCCATCAGACCTGATCTCTATGTTCCATATTCTGTTAATTCAGGAAATAGAGATGCTTTTGGTAAAGGCAATATTATAAAAAAAGTTGATGAGTCGAGCGTTTCTTTTGCAGTCGGAACTACTGAATATTATTCAGATTATTTCTACGGTTATGTTCAAAGATATGGCACACCGACTTATTTAAGTAATATTTACACCTTAAACGGCACGAATCAGTATTTATACTTCCCGAAAGTAAATACACTCGGTACAGGAAGCTGGAGCATAATTAAAAAAGTCAAATGGAACACTATCACTGCTTTATACACGCTGATTTGCGGAGGCGGTAACTTTACTATAAAACTCGATAGAACCGCAGCAAATAAACTTGCCTTATATTTATCTTCAAATTTAACGGCTTTTGATATTGTAAACGGAGCAACAAACGGTGTCGGTATTGGAGTAAAAGCAGATTGGAATACTACAGGATATTATTACATCAAGCTTTACTTTACAGGCACAGCACATAAAGTTGACTGGTCAACAGACGGAATCAGCTGGACAAACGAACTTACAGTGACAACTAATACTGTTGTTACTGCAAATATTACTCAATTAATTTTAGGCGCATCAAATGCTTCTGCAAACTATTTAGCCGGCAATATTGATATGTCGGGAACGAAATTTGTTATCGGCAACAATACAGTATTTGACGGCAGTTTGACTTATGTTGCTCCAAATCTTGTAGCAACTTTCCCGAACGGAAAAATCTATGAAATATCGCAAATCGGTAATGTTACAGGTTTAACAAATGACGGTCCTTATACATTTATCATTGAAGAAAATAATTTAACTAAATTATCAAACGGCACTTATTCTGCAATAGCCACAGGCGTTAAAACGGCATATTCATCAAATGAAGCATCTCCTACAATGACTTCTAATTCAGGACAGGGTTTTGATTGCTGGGTATGTAATTTTAATTCCGGCACTCCGTATGCAGATATTGGCGTTACGACAGCATATTACTTGATGGACAGAAATGCAGGAACCTCTGTTACTTTCCCTGAAGGAACAAATCCCACTTATGGATTTGTAGTCAAATCAAATATCGGCGCAATCGCTATAAATAAAGTTCAGGTTGAAGGTCCGGGAAACTTTGGACTCGGCGGTAACTCTATAGTCAGTATTTTTGGTTCTAACAACGGCACAAGCTGGACTTCACTCGGATCGGTTCCGTCTAACGGCATCACAGAAATTATAAATACAACAAATTTTCTGTATTACTACTTTCAGCCAAACATCAATTTAGTCGGCGGTTACAGCCAATATAACACTTGGCTGAATAATATTAATTTTTGGTATCCGGTCAGCTACAGCGGAGGAAATATTACGCAAGATTATACTATTCCTCTTGGCAATGACGGCGATTATGGTCTGGATATTAGTGTAATACCGTATAAAGCGTTAAAACAAATCTCGGGATTATTAACTGACAAACAATTTTTAAAAGCAGCAGCAGCAATAAAAACTACCGGAGTTCTGGGTACACCGATAACGCAAGCCTTTAACAGAAGATTTTATACTAAAATACCTTGTCCTCAATGCAATACAACCACTGCGATAAATCATAATTTGGGCACGGATAATATTAGAATCAGCTTAAAGTTAGTTTGCAAAATCGCTGAAAGCATTTTTATTGTGGGACAGAAAGTTATTCCTCTGGCTAGAACAGTTTCAGCAAGCGAAGAATTCCCTTGCATTATAACCGGCAAAAACAGTTTTGATTTTGTCACGGGAAATACCGGAAGCTCCGGATTAATTGTAATTTCTCCAGGCAGAGACAATATGCAGCCAACCTACACAAATTGGGATTTAGAAATAATCGTGGAGGCACATTTTTAA